From one Halosimplex rubrum genomic stretch:
- a CDS encoding 4Fe-4S dicluster domain-containing protein, with the protein MAIDPEFENNRDIAEEHDGHNVWGPVEEPETLGIHGTHVAVDFDICLADGACLEDCPVDVFEWVDTPDHPESEIKADPAHEDQCIDCMLCVDVCPVDAIDVDPGRAGRI; encoded by the coding sequence ATGGCCATCGATCCGGAGTTCGAGAACAACCGCGATATCGCCGAGGAACACGACGGGCACAACGTCTGGGGACCGGTCGAGGAACCGGAGACGCTGGGTATCCACGGCACGCACGTGGCCGTCGACTTCGACATCTGTCTGGCCGACGGCGCCTGCCTGGAGGACTGCCCCGTCGACGTCTTCGAGTGGGTCGACACGCCCGACCACCCCGAGAGCGAGATCAAGGCCGACCCCGCCCACGAGGACCAGTGCATCGACTGCATGCTCTGTGTCGACGTCTGCCCCGTCGACGCCATCGACGTCGACCCCGGCCGCGCCGGCCGCATCTGA
- a CDS encoding glutamate--tRNA ligase, whose product MDDDVREQAEEAAEVNALYNALKHDSDAQVGAIMGPLMGQNPEFREHGDEMAGVVAPVVERVNGMDAGEKRERLAELAPERVEELEAEDEEDDQALPDLPNVDEYDEVRMRLAPNPNGPWHLGSARMPAVIGTYKDIYDGWMLCRFDDTDPETKRPDLDAYDEILDAVDYLGFEPDEVIKASDRVDVYYDHARELIDLGGAYTCSCPGAEFSELKNSAEPCPHRDKDPETVHDEFDAMVDGDFDSGEMVLRVKTDIDHKNPALRDFVAFRMIDTPHPREDAAEYRCWPMLDFQSGIDDHLTGITHIVRGIDLQDSAKRQAFVYDYFGWEYPEVVHWGHVQIDAYDVPMSTSTIIERIEAGELTGWDDPRAPTIASLRRRGIRGEAIVDAMVELGTSSSNVDLAMSSVYANNRELVDEETDRAFFVRDEGPGTEGSVELPVSGGPDAGEPLVHPNHEDRGRRSIPVEGGVVVETADLPADGERVWLKGYGCVRYEGDELVATGDDLDVVREGGVDVVHWAPAAGPRLRLRTMDGDVTGVAEPGVLDYGADDLVQFERVGFARLDDLDSDPAVAYYTHS is encoded by the coding sequence ATGGACGACGACGTACGCGAGCAGGCCGAGGAGGCCGCCGAGGTCAATGCCCTCTACAACGCGCTGAAACACGACAGCGACGCGCAGGTCGGCGCCATCATGGGGCCGCTGATGGGACAGAACCCCGAGTTCCGCGAGCACGGCGACGAGATGGCCGGCGTGGTCGCGCCGGTCGTCGAGCGGGTCAACGGGATGGACGCCGGCGAGAAACGCGAGCGACTCGCGGAACTCGCCCCCGAGCGCGTCGAGGAACTGGAAGCGGAAGACGAGGAGGACGACCAGGCCCTCCCGGACCTGCCCAACGTCGACGAGTACGACGAGGTGCGGATGCGCCTCGCCCCGAACCCCAACGGGCCGTGGCATCTCGGGAGCGCCCGGATGCCCGCCGTCATCGGGACGTACAAGGACATCTACGACGGCTGGATGCTCTGCCGATTCGACGACACCGACCCCGAGACGAAGCGACCCGATCTGGACGCCTACGACGAGATCCTCGACGCCGTCGACTACCTCGGGTTCGAACCGGACGAGGTGATCAAGGCCAGCGACCGGGTCGACGTCTACTACGACCACGCGCGGGAACTGATCGACCTCGGTGGGGCCTACACCTGTTCCTGCCCCGGAGCGGAGTTCTCTGAGCTGAAGAACTCGGCGGAGCCCTGCCCCCACCGCGACAAGGACCCCGAGACGGTCCACGATGAGTTCGACGCGATGGTCGATGGCGACTTCGACAGCGGGGAGATGGTCCTGCGGGTCAAGACCGACATCGACCACAAGAACCCCGCGCTGCGGGACTTCGTCGCCTTCCGGATGATCGACACGCCACACCCGCGCGAGGACGCCGCCGAGTACCGCTGTTGGCCCATGCTGGACTTCCAGAGCGGGATCGACGACCACCTCACGGGTATCACCCACATCGTCCGCGGGATCGACCTGCAGGACTCGGCGAAACGGCAGGCGTTCGTCTACGACTACTTCGGCTGGGAGTACCCCGAGGTCGTCCACTGGGGCCACGTCCAGATCGACGCCTACGACGTGCCGATGAGCACCTCGACCATCATCGAGCGGATCGAAGCGGGCGAGCTGACGGGGTGGGACGACCCGCGGGCGCCCACCATCGCGAGCCTGCGCCGACGGGGGATCCGCGGCGAGGCCATCGTCGACGCGATGGTCGAACTCGGGACCTCCTCGTCGAACGTCGACCTGGCGATGTCGTCGGTCTACGCGAACAACCGCGAGCTGGTCGACGAGGAGACCGACCGCGCCTTCTTCGTCCGCGACGAGGGGCCGGGAACCGAGGGGAGCGTCGAACTACCGGTCTCGGGCGGTCCCGACGCGGGCGAGCCGCTCGTCCACCCCAACCACGAGGACCGCGGTCGGCGCTCGATCCCCGTCGAGGGCGGCGTGGTGGTCGAGACGGCGGACCTGCCGGCCGACGGCGAGCGCGTCTGGCTGAAGGGATACGGTTGCGTCCGCTACGAGGGCGACGAGCTCGTCGCGACGGGCGACGACCTGGACGTGGTCCGCGAGGGCGGCGTTGACGTGGTCCACTGGGCGCCCGCAGCGGGGCCGCGACTGCGCTTGCGGACGATGGACGGCGACGTGACCGGCGTCGCCGAGCCCGGCGTCCTCGACTACGGGGCCGACGACCTGGTCCAGTTCGAGCGCGTCGGCTTCGCCCGTCTCGACGACCTCGACAGCGACCCCGCCGTCGCCTACTACACTCATTCCTGA
- a CDS encoding electron transfer flavoprotein subunit beta/FixA family protein yields MHSVVLTKGVPDFREGQVSFDEDGHLERGKTPTVMNPNDRHALRAALQTKVRNEGSVSLMSMGPPGYMEVLQEGMRDVYADDLYLLSDREMGAADTWATAMTVATGIQKLDDPPDLVFAGFKTADGETGHTGPQTEWCLDMPLLTHVISLDIDEAEETLRAKRLVEGDVEEIETVEAPLPAFVVADPEFEPTYRRADHRLKHKDLRETTRDRADEFGEYLDDDTDLDPTDWDRFTMWNHEALNLDPDYIGLDGSPTIVAGVDPIPKAPSEREATVVDPDDDAAMEGVVEELAPYAGGD; encoded by the coding sequence ATGCACAGCGTCGTACTAACGAAAGGCGTCCCCGACTTCAGGGAGGGCCAGGTTTCCTTCGACGAGGACGGCCACCTGGAGCGGGGGAAGACGCCGACGGTGATGAACCCGAACGACAGACACGCGCTCAGGGCGGCACTGCAGACGAAAGTCCGCAACGAGGGGAGCGTCTCGCTGATGAGCATGGGGCCGCCGGGCTACATGGAGGTCCTGCAGGAGGGGATGCGGGACGTGTACGCCGACGACCTGTATCTGCTCTCGGACCGGGAGATGGGCGCCGCCGACACGTGGGCGACGGCGATGACCGTCGCCACGGGCATCCAGAAGCTCGACGACCCGCCGGACCTGGTGTTCGCGGGCTTCAAGACCGCCGACGGGGAGACCGGTCACACCGGTCCCCAGACCGAGTGGTGTCTCGACATGCCGCTGCTGACTCACGTCATCTCGCTCGACATCGACGAGGCGGAGGAGACGCTCAGGGCGAAGCGTCTCGTCGAGGGCGACGTGGAGGAGATCGAGACGGTCGAGGCGCCGCTGCCGGCGTTCGTCGTCGCCGACCCCGAGTTCGAACCGACCTACCGCCGGGCCGACCACCGGCTGAAGCACAAGGACCTGCGCGAGACGACACGGGACCGGGCCGACGAGTTCGGCGAGTACCTCGACGACGACACCGATCTCGACCCCACGGACTGGGACCGGTTCACGATGTGGAACCACGAGGCGCTGAACCTCGACCCCGACTACATCGGCCTCGACGGTTCGCCCACCATCGTCGCCGGCGTCGACCCGATCCCGAAGGCCCCCTCCGAGCGCGAGGCCACCGTGGTCGACCCCGACGACGACGCGGCCATGGAGGGCGTCGTTGAGGAACTCGCGCCGTACGCGGGGGGTGACTGA
- a CDS encoding helix-turn-helix domain-containing protein: MSVIAEISIPATEFELGRIMDVSDSGTVELESLVPTGERAVPFFWVYGADFEAFEETVFAASSVDDLVQIDTYDDRVLYTFEWSVENDAVFRAVRTVNAYILNATGTGDSWRFELRFPSHDAMSAFQERCRECDIGFEVIRVYNPSKPDLGPWFGLTERQREAIVLAVEEGYYDIPRDCTTVELAEQLGISDQAVTERLRRAIVRLVTNTILTSPET, from the coding sequence ATGAGCGTCATCGCCGAGATTAGCATTCCCGCGACGGAGTTCGAGCTGGGACGTATCATGGACGTGTCTGATTCGGGGACGGTCGAACTGGAGTCGCTCGTCCCGACCGGCGAGCGGGCGGTCCCCTTCTTCTGGGTCTACGGTGCTGACTTCGAGGCGTTCGAGGAGACCGTCTTCGCGGCCTCGTCGGTCGACGACCTCGTCCAGATCGACACCTACGACGACCGCGTGCTCTACACCTTCGAGTGGTCGGTCGAGAACGACGCCGTCTTTCGGGCCGTTCGGACGGTCAACGCCTACATCCTCAACGCGACCGGAACCGGCGACTCCTGGCGGTTCGAGCTGCGCTTTCCCTCCCACGACGCGATGTCGGCCTTTCAGGAGCGCTGTCGCGAGTGCGACATCGGCTTCGAGGTCATCCGCGTCTACAACCCGAGCAAACCCGATCTGGGCCCCTGGTTCGGGCTGACCGAGCGCCAGCGCGAGGCGATCGTCCTCGCCGTCGAGGAGGGGTACTACGACATCCCCCGCGACTGCACGACGGTCGAACTGGCCGAGCAACTCGGTATCTCCGACCAGGCGGTCACCGAACGGCTCCGGCGAGCGATCGTCAGGCTCGTCACCAACACCATCCTCACCTCGCCCGAGACCTGA